The following are encoded in a window of Epilithonimonas zeae genomic DNA:
- a CDS encoding M64 family metallopeptidase: MKHIYLLCLLFYTISFGQIFDLVPLLESGAKDKRINLVILGDGYTASEQSTFLTDATFVSNYLMNKAPYSNYKNYFNVYALKVISQESGVKHPGTASDVSEPVIPVSNPNNYLNSSYDTSGTHRCIYGSVNKVTQTLAANIPEFDIALVLGNDTEYGGCGGTYAFLSRNDQAPDVAYHELGHSFGKLADEYWFSGSGESPNKTKTSNTETVRWKNWLNTGNIGIYQFTENTAWYRPHQNCEMRYLNRQFCNVCKEALVEKIHLTKNPIDSFTPSNSAAITTNQNLDLKVNLILPIPNTLKSEWKLNNTSIATDVSELTIQSSQLNTGSNTVLFNVYDNTAMVRTDNHSTIHLSTISWTINKTQLGINDIRAKQFDFILYPNPAEDFVVMESKSGFTEKVEVRIIDNSGKLIKKQNVDLSKQEKIDISKLISQDYWINVYQKGQLILSKKMIKK, from the coding sequence ATGAAACACATCTACTTATTATGTCTTTTATTTTATACTATATCTTTCGGTCAAATATTTGATCTGGTTCCACTATTAGAAAGTGGCGCAAAAGATAAAAGAATAAACCTTGTAATTCTAGGAGACGGTTATACGGCAAGTGAACAATCTACCTTTTTGACAGATGCGACATTTGTTTCGAATTATTTGATGAATAAAGCACCTTATTCTAATTATAAAAATTACTTCAATGTTTATGCATTGAAGGTTATTTCACAAGAAAGTGGAGTTAAGCATCCCGGAACGGCTTCCGATGTTTCAGAACCTGTGATTCCTGTTTCTAATCCTAATAATTACCTCAATAGTTCTTATGACACTTCAGGAACGCATCGTTGCATCTATGGAAGTGTGAATAAAGTCACCCAAACTCTCGCTGCTAACATCCCTGAATTTGATATTGCTTTGGTTTTAGGAAATGATACAGAATATGGAGGCTGTGGAGGAACTTATGCATTTTTATCGAGAAATGATCAAGCTCCGGATGTTGCTTACCACGAGTTAGGACATTCTTTTGGTAAACTGGCAGATGAATATTGGTTTTCTGGTTCCGGAGAATCTCCAAATAAAACTAAAACTTCTAATACAGAAACTGTTCGTTGGAAAAACTGGTTGAATACTGGAAATATTGGTATTTATCAATTCACAGAAAACACGGCTTGGTATCGCCCCCATCAAAATTGTGAAATGCGATATCTGAATCGTCAATTCTGTAATGTCTGTAAAGAAGCTTTGGTTGAGAAAATACATTTGACCAAAAACCCGATTGATAGTTTTACACCTTCCAATTCTGCAGCTATAACAACTAATCAAAACTTAGATTTAAAAGTTAATTTAATTTTACCAATTCCCAATACATTAAAATCTGAATGGAAATTAAATAATACTTCTATTGCAACCGACGTAAGTGAGTTAACAATTCAATCTTCACAATTAAATACAGGAAGCAATACTGTTTTATTTAATGTCTATGATAATACCGCGATGGTAAGGACAGATAATCACAGTACAATCCATTTATCAACTATTTCGTGGACAATTAATAAAACTCAGTTGGGTATTAATGATATCAGAGCTAAACAATTTGATTTTATACTTTATCCAAATCCTGCAGAAGATTTTGTGGTTATGGAAAGTAAATCAGGCTTTACAGAAAAGGTTGAAGTTAGAATAATTGATAACTCTGGTAAGCTCATCAAAAAGCAAAATGTAGATTTGAGCAAACAAGAGAAGATTGACATATCAAAATTGATTTCTCAGGATTATTGGATTAATGTTTATCAAAAAGGACAACTGATATTATCTAAGAAAATGATTAAAAAATAG